One Streptosporangium sp. NBC_01495 DNA window includes the following coding sequences:
- a CDS encoding carbohydrate ABC transporter permease — protein MSDRWLAVAFISPALLLLLAMSVFPLLWALYLSFTDYSATRGGPAHFVGFENYTAILTSAQVHLRALTTLIYVVGAVTLQTVLGFAIAYLISRRTHGRGLLTTLFLVPMMLSQVVVGLFWRFMLDAQFGVINSMLGSLGLGQVEWLTRQRTALISLIVVDTWQWTPFIMLIALAGLTAVPKYLYEAASIDRASEWFRFRTITLPLVWPLLLIAVLFRAIEAFRLFDLVYILTSGGPGVSTETLSFHVYKVAFLGFNTGTASAYGILMVLVVIVLTQLYLRYLNKLKED, from the coding sequence TTGAGCGACCGCTGGCTCGCCGTGGCCTTCATCTCCCCCGCGCTGCTGCTGTTGCTCGCGATGTCGGTGTTCCCGTTGCTGTGGGCGTTGTACCTGTCTTTCACCGACTACTCGGCCACCCGCGGGGGACCGGCCCATTTCGTCGGGTTCGAGAACTACACCGCCATCCTGACGTCGGCGCAGGTCCACCTGAGGGCCTTGACGACGTTGATCTACGTGGTCGGCGCGGTCACCCTGCAGACCGTGCTCGGTTTCGCCATCGCCTACCTGATCTCACGGCGCACGCACGGGCGAGGACTGCTGACCACTCTGTTCCTGGTTCCGATGATGCTGTCGCAGGTCGTGGTCGGGCTGTTCTGGCGATTCATGCTCGACGCGCAGTTCGGCGTGATCAACAGCATGCTCGGCTCGCTCGGCCTGGGGCAGGTGGAGTGGCTCACCCGGCAGCGGACGGCACTGATTTCCCTGATCGTGGTCGACACCTGGCAATGGACGCCGTTCATCATGCTCATCGCACTCGCGGGCCTTACCGCGGTCCCCAAGTACCTGTACGAGGCCGCCTCGATCGACCGGGCGTCCGAGTGGTTCCGGTTCCGCACCATCACTCTTCCGCTGGTGTGGCCGCTGCTCCTCATCGCCGTGTTGTTCAGGGCCATCGAGGCCTTCCGGCTGTTCGACCTCGTCTACATCCTCACCAGCGGAGGCCCGGGGGTCTCCACCGAGACGTTGTCGTTCCACGTCTACAAGGTCGCGTTCCTGGGCTTCAACACCGGAACCGCCTCGGCGTACGGGATCCTCATGGTCCTCGTCGTCATCGTCCTCACGCAGCTCTACCTGCGCTACTTGAACAAGCTCAAGGAGGACTGA
- a CDS encoding cytochrome P450, with protein sequence MTVDDRFGQQEFTERLRDRPDGVRNEVITGPVSDWATDFSHTEPEWAADPYPIQDDLRQRCPIAHTDRFGGGWLPTRYEDVAAIAYDTERFSSRSIIMSNFRPPREVAPVGGTPPISSDPPFHHDARKLLLPMFTKTVVARQEQATRAFCHSLIDALEGQDVVDAARDYAQHIPMRVIGDMLGFPPEDGPQFREFVENALEGVNLPPEERIPRMEKLFNYLLAQIRDHVDNPRDDLTTYLVNAELYGQKLESLHVAGTMALLLIAGIDTTWSAIGASLWHLAKTPADRERLVAEPALLPTAMEEFLRAYAPVTMARLVKEDMHWNGVDMKADDWILLSFPAANRDQAQFDRADEVVIDREVNRHAAFGLGIHRCVGSHLARMELQVALEVWLERIPDFSLDDPAAVTWATGQVRGPRTLPLRVG encoded by the coding sequence ATGACGGTCGATGACCGCTTCGGCCAGCAGGAATTCACGGAGAGGCTACGAGACCGCCCCGACGGCGTGCGCAATGAGGTGATCACCGGACCGGTCTCGGACTGGGCGACCGACTTCTCCCACACCGAGCCGGAGTGGGCGGCCGACCCGTACCCGATCCAGGACGACCTGCGGCAGCGCTGCCCGATCGCGCACACCGACCGGTTCGGCGGCGGCTGGCTGCCGACCCGCTACGAGGACGTCGCGGCCATCGCCTACGACACAGAGCGCTTCTCCTCCCGGTCGATCATCATGAGCAACTTCCGGCCGCCACGCGAGGTGGCGCCGGTGGGCGGCACGCCGCCGATCTCCTCCGACCCGCCCTTCCACCATGACGCGCGCAAGCTGCTGCTGCCGATGTTCACCAAGACGGTGGTCGCCAGGCAGGAGCAGGCGACGCGAGCGTTCTGCCACTCGCTCATCGACGCGCTGGAGGGGCAGGACGTCGTCGACGCCGCCCGTGACTACGCCCAGCACATTCCGATGCGTGTCATCGGCGACATGCTGGGCTTCCCGCCCGAGGACGGGCCACAGTTCCGTGAATTCGTCGAGAACGCGCTGGAGGGCGTCAACCTGCCGCCCGAGGAGCGCATCCCCCGGATGGAGAAGCTGTTCAACTACCTGCTGGCGCAGATCCGCGACCACGTCGACAACCCGCGCGACGACCTCACGACCTACCTCGTCAACGCGGAACTGTACGGCCAGAAGCTGGAGTCGCTCCACGTGGCGGGCACGATGGCGCTGCTGCTCATCGCCGGCATCGACACGACGTGGAGCGCGATCGGCGCGTCGCTGTGGCACCTGGCCAAGACACCGGCCGACCGCGAGCGCCTGGTCGCCGAGCCCGCCCTGCTGCCGACCGCGATGGAGGAGTTCCTCCGGGCCTACGCGCCGGTCACGATGGCGCGGCTGGTCAAGGAGGACATGCACTGGAACGGCGTCGACATGAAGGCCGACGACTGGATCCTGCTGTCGTTCCCGGCGGCCAACCGCGACCAGGCCCAGTTCGACCGGGCGGACGAGGTCGTCATCGACCGCGAGGTCAACCGGCACGCCGCGTTCGGCCTGGGCATCCACCGCTGCGTGGGCTCCCACCTGGCCCGCATGGAACTGCAGGTCGCCCTTGAGGTCTGGCTGGAGCGGATCCCGGACTTCAGCCTCGACGACCCGGCGGCGGTGACCTGGGCGACGGGCCAGGTCCGGGGACCGCGCACACTACCGCTCCGCGTCGGCTGA
- a CDS encoding ferredoxin, whose protein sequence is MKVKINPEGCQGHGRCYALAPGLFGEDDEGYGHVVGDGVVPPDEEQAARRAAANCPERTIEILQEARHDGR, encoded by the coding sequence GTGAAAGTAAAGATCAATCCCGAGGGGTGCCAGGGACACGGTCGCTGCTACGCCCTCGCCCCCGGCCTGTTCGGCGAGGACGACGAGGGCTACGGGCATGTCGTCGGCGACGGCGTCGTACCGCCGGACGAGGAGCAGGCGGCGCGCCGGGCGGCGGCGAACTGTCCGGAAAGAACGATCGAGATCCTCCAGGAGGCGCGACATGACGGTCGATGA
- a CDS encoding DJ-1/PfpI family protein yields MPRALLLTGDAAEELDTMYPYYRVQEGGWDVDVSSRTMRDVQLVIHEFDPNSDAYVEKNGRKLPVDVPWAEVDVERYDALIIPGGRAPEWIRVDADVRRITEHFFARDLPIALVCHGAQVPAVYGLLKGRKTACFPPITGDMENAGATVVDAPDVVDGNLVSCRGWPDMPQFGRAMMEVFSKSVNSASA; encoded by the coding sequence GTGCCCAGAGCGCTGCTCCTGACCGGCGACGCCGCCGAGGAGCTCGACACCATGTATCCCTACTATCGCGTGCAGGAGGGCGGCTGGGACGTTGACGTCTCGTCACGGACGATGCGTGACGTTCAGCTGGTCATCCACGAGTTCGACCCCAACTCCGACGCCTACGTGGAGAAGAACGGCCGAAAGTTGCCGGTCGACGTGCCCTGGGCCGAGGTCGACGTCGAGCGCTATGACGCCCTCATCATCCCTGGGGGACGTGCCCCCGAGTGGATCCGGGTCGACGCCGACGTCAGGCGCATCACCGAGCACTTCTTCGCGCGCGACCTCCCGATCGCGCTGGTGTGCCACGGCGCGCAGGTGCCAGCTGTGTACGGGCTGCTGAAGGGTCGAAAGACGGCGTGCTTCCCCCCCATCACCGGTGACATGGAGAACGCGGGCGCGACGGTCGTCGACGCTCCCGACGTCGTGGACGGCAACCTCGTCTCCTGCCGGGGGTGGCCCGACATGCCGCAATTCGGCAGGGCGATGATGGAGGTCTTTTCGAAGTCCGTCAACTCCGCATCGGCATGA
- a CDS encoding ABC transporter ATP-binding protein, producing MAGIEVTALHKRYPDGTVAVEHVDLSIGEGELFVMLGPSGCGKTTTLRAIAGLERQTTGDIRIGDTLVNDLPPAERDIAMVFQFYALYPHLRTRDNLAFPLRAEGLPKPEVEERVNEAARLMRLGPLLDRRPSRLSGGEQQRVALARALVRRPRAFLMDEPLTNLDAELRADMRTEIKHLQGELGTTMVYVTHDQVEAMSLGHRIAILNKGRVEQIGTPLEVYDRPASLFCAAFIGSPPMNLIEVEVADGQLRGKGGLVLTPPPGLPRDRSLVAGVRPEALEVTEPGAEGSVPARVVSAEWLGDEIIYVVDHGGQRDVRVRMAPTVRFAGDAPVGLRHTGGPPVVYDVSTEELVA from the coding sequence ATGGCGGGCATCGAGGTGACCGCCCTGCACAAGCGCTACCCGGACGGGACGGTCGCGGTCGAACACGTGGACCTGTCCATCGGCGAGGGCGAGCTGTTCGTGATGCTCGGCCCTTCGGGTTGCGGCAAGACGACCACGCTGCGGGCCATCGCCGGCCTGGAGAGGCAGACGACGGGCGACATCCGCATCGGCGACACGCTGGTCAACGACCTGCCGCCCGCCGAGCGCGACATCGCCATGGTGTTCCAGTTCTACGCTCTCTACCCGCATCTGAGAACCCGCGACAACCTGGCGTTCCCACTGCGGGCCGAGGGACTGCCCAAGCCGGAGGTGGAGGAGCGGGTCAACGAGGCCGCCCGGCTGATGCGGCTCGGTCCGCTCCTGGACCGGCGACCGAGCCGGCTGTCCGGCGGGGAGCAGCAGCGCGTCGCGCTTGCTCGCGCCCTGGTGCGACGACCGCGCGCATTCCTCATGGACGAACCTCTCACCAATCTGGACGCGGAGCTGCGGGCGGACATGCGCACGGAGATCAAGCACCTGCAGGGTGAGCTGGGGACGACGATGGTCTACGTCACCCACGACCAGGTCGAGGCGATGTCGCTCGGTCACAGAATCGCCATCCTCAACAAGGGCCGCGTCGAGCAGATCGGCACGCCGCTGGAGGTCTACGACCGTCCGGCGAGTCTCTTCTGCGCCGCGTTCATCGGTTCCCCGCCGATGAACCTGATCGAGGTGGAGGTGGCCGACGGGCAGCTGCGCGGTAAGGGCGGACTGGTCCTCACGCCACCGCCAGGCCTGCCGCGCGACCGTAGCCTCGTTGCAGGCGTCCGGCCGGAGGCGCTGGAAGTCACAGAACCAGGAGCGGAAGGTTCAGTCCCGGCCCGCGTGGTCTCGGCGGAGTGGCTGGGCGACGAAATCATCTACGTGGTCGACCACGGCGGCCAGCGCGACGTACGGGTTCGGATGGCACCGACTGTCCGTTTCGCCGGTGACGCGCCGGTCGGGCTGCGGCACACCGGCGGGCCCCCGGTGGTCTACGACGTGAGCACGGAAGAGCTGGTGGCCTGA
- a CDS encoding alpha/beta fold hydrolase, whose translation MTALRTVTVDGSPVHVLESGTGPAVLMLHGSGPGTTGSGAWATTAQALGTSWHLVAPDQAGFGRTPIPAGSRGGLRLWTEQAAGLMDALGVEHYAVVGHSMGGAVALALAAARPQQVTRVVAVSTMGAPGAPLSAELDALWAAPAGPLGARDMLSRLVLDQALVTESAVAARAAAMRAGAAAFASLFPPPRARWADELTLSAQTLAGIRAPVLLVHGAEDRVTPLGTAALPLLEHLADVRLYVLGRCGHVPALEHPHDFRRLLSCFLGRERGH comes from the coding sequence GTGACGGCACTTCGGACCGTCACAGTCGACGGCTCCCCCGTCCACGTCCTGGAGAGCGGCACCGGGCCCGCGGTGCTGATGCTGCACGGCTCCGGACCCGGTACGACCGGATCCGGTGCCTGGGCGACGACGGCACAGGCGCTGGGCACGTCCTGGCACCTGGTGGCCCCTGACCAGGCCGGGTTCGGCCGTACACCAATCCCGGCGGGCTCCAGGGGTGGGCTCCGGCTGTGGACGGAGCAGGCCGCGGGCCTGATGGATGCTCTCGGTGTCGAGCACTACGCCGTGGTGGGCCACTCCATGGGCGGTGCCGTGGCGCTGGCGTTGGCGGCCGCGCGTCCCCAGCAGGTCACCCGTGTCGTGGCGGTCTCGACGATGGGCGCCCCCGGGGCGCCGCTGTCCGCCGAGCTCGACGCGCTCTGGGCCGCCCCCGCCGGCCCGCTCGGGGCACGAGACATGTTGAGTCGCCTCGTCCTCGACCAAGCGCTCGTGACCGAGTCGGCCGTCGCCGCCCGTGCGGCCGCGATGCGAGCCGGGGCGGCCGCATTCGCGTCGTTGTTCCCTCCACCCAGGGCACGTTGGGCCGACGAGCTCACCCTCTCGGCGCAAACGCTGGCAGGGATCCGCGCGCCCGTGCTGCTCGTCCACGGCGCCGAGGACCGAGTCACCCCGCTCGGGACGGCAGCCCTGCCCCTGCTCGAACACCTGGCCGATGTCCGTCTGTACGTGCTCGGCCGATGCGGGCACGTGCCGGCGCTCGAGCACCCGCACGACTTCAGGCGACTCCTGTCGTGCTTCCTCGGCCGGGAACGAGGTCACTGA
- a CDS encoding TetR/AcrR family transcriptional regulator, giving the protein MGRIAGVTAAETRERLLGAAAEAFARRGYDGTRVADIAAAAGVSNGALYAHFGSKAELLVAALRAHGPQLLAKLFATDRGRSITELLAAVGRGLPRRRDAHGYLIVEALVAARRDEDVARPMRDYVGERAERLAGLVRAAQDGGELDGALSPDALSHFCLLLAMGSALVTPDLHAVDEEEWAALLTRVVAALAPADSTAAQTLAPADTAAQRGAPP; this is encoded by the coding sequence ATGGGGCGTATCGCAGGCGTCACCGCCGCCGAGACACGCGAGCGGCTGCTGGGAGCGGCGGCCGAGGCCTTCGCCCGGCGAGGCTATGACGGCACGCGCGTGGCCGACATCGCCGCGGCCGCGGGGGTGAGCAACGGCGCCCTGTACGCGCACTTCGGCTCGAAGGCCGAGTTGCTGGTGGCCGCGCTGCGCGCGCATGGGCCGCAGCTGCTGGCCAAGCTGTTCGCCACCGATCGGGGCCGGTCGATCACGGAGCTGCTGGCCGCCGTCGGCCGCGGGCTCCCGCGCCGGCGCGACGCCCACGGCTATCTCATCGTCGAGGCGCTCGTGGCGGCACGCCGCGACGAGGACGTCGCCCGGCCGATGCGCGACTACGTCGGCGAACGTGCCGAGCGGCTCGCCGGGCTCGTCCGCGCCGCCCAGGACGGCGGCGAGCTGGACGGCGCGCTGTCGCCGGACGCGCTGTCGCATTTCTGTCTGCTGCTCGCGATGGGCAGCGCGCTCGTCACACCGGACCTGCACGCGGTCGACGAGGAGGAGTGGGCCGCGTTGCTCACCCGCGTCGTCGCCGCCCTGGCGCCCGCCGACAGCACGGCAGCACAGACCTTGGCTCCTGCCGACACCGCAGCACAGAGGGGAGCTCCACCGTGA
- a CDS encoding S1 family peptidase encodes MSRSHIATTGCVLAITALALTTLPAVAAHWAAGAALALSPLPALTRPRTVGTALAPPPRPPVTPTRKPSAPVVVSPPPGVIEALQRDLGLTREQAEARLLNEARLAPIEAQLREELGDHFGGSWFTGIIAQTLVIATTSAGDVPRIVSAGARAKVVRASLATLRALKQKLDDTLPAHPTSGSVRYVDVQSNKVVILSRYAAATRNIVKSIGVDTSMVVVVASKEDPRPWDLPTTPATSAPRPTPAPAPAGPGR; translated from the coding sequence ATGTCCCGCAGCCATATCGCCACCACGGGGTGCGTCCTGGCGATCACCGCGCTCGCCCTGACGACCCTTCCGGCCGTCGCCGCGCACTGGGCGGCAGGCGCCGCACTCGCCCTGTCCCCCCTTCCCGCCCTCACCAGGCCCCGGACGGTGGGCACCGCGCTCGCCCCGCCTCCCCGCCCCCCCGTCACCCCGACCAGAAAACCGAGCGCCCCCGTCGTGGTGAGCCCGCCGCCGGGAGTCATCGAGGCGCTCCAGCGCGACCTCGGTCTCACCAGGGAGCAGGCCGAGGCCCGGCTGCTCAACGAGGCCCGGCTGGCACCGATCGAGGCACAGTTGCGCGAGGAGCTCGGCGACCATTTCGGCGGCTCCTGGTTCACGGGGATCATCGCGCAGACCCTCGTGATCGCCACCACCAGTGCCGGCGACGTTCCGAGGATCGTCTCCGCGGGCGCCAGGGCCAAGGTCGTCCGCGCGTCACTGGCGACGCTCAGGGCACTCAAACAGAAACTCGACGACACCCTGCCCGCCCACCCGACCTCCGGGAGCGTCCGCTACGTCGACGTGCAGAGCAACAAGGTCGTCATCCTGTCCAGGTACGCCGCGGCGACCCGGAACATCGTCAAGTCCATCGGAGTGGACACGAGCATGGTGGTCGTGGTGGCCTCCAAGGAGGACCCGCGTCCTTGGGACCTCCCCACGACGCCTGCCACGTCGGCTCCGAGGCCGACCCCGGCACCGGCCCCCGCCGGGCCGGGCCGGTAG
- a CDS encoding extracellular solute-binding protein, with translation MRLATAAMLVATTMAACGQDDGAKASAPKAPATIPELTKDPLTLSFIWFDWPPAHALEAFANAEYTKERSNVTIKVNTVPNANWHDAMFTQFAAHKTDFDIPILDSQHIGEAVTNGNILDLTDFVKKNIDVKAYNPYLLAAYGQYPQAETGKRDENASMYGLPLLGDTWTMIYRKDLIGDKPPQTWDEMISVAEKCQADNPGVSGLAFHQANGSDAAAVTYNTVNGVYGGNLWDSKTRKIEGVINDTAGQEAMDVLVNKMKPLTAKGSGNWFIDEVNAAVAQGKACIAFNWIAASGGLLDPKQSTLGTTREQILDKLGFATLPSQKTNLVPLGGMGMHVSAYSPAANQAEALNFMKWFEQADIQKKWAAAGGVPSRTDALESPEFLNAGPFNQVYADSVSRMRDMWNVPEYARLVDIENTNVNAALNGAKTPKDALDDIAKEQQGVLDSGSRKGGGGL, from the coding sequence GTGCGGCTGGCGACGGCGGCCATGCTGGTGGCCACGACCATGGCGGCTTGCGGCCAGGACGACGGCGCGAAGGCGAGCGCCCCCAAGGCACCGGCGACCATCCCGGAGCTCACCAAGGACCCGCTGACCCTCAGCTTCATCTGGTTCGACTGGCCCCCCGCTCACGCGCTGGAAGCCTTCGCGAACGCGGAGTACACCAAAGAGCGGTCGAACGTGACCATCAAGGTCAACACCGTGCCGAACGCGAACTGGCACGACGCGATGTTCACCCAGTTCGCAGCGCACAAGACCGACTTCGACATCCCGATCCTGGACTCGCAGCACATCGGCGAGGCCGTGACGAACGGCAACATCCTCGACCTCACCGACTTCGTCAAGAAGAACATCGACGTCAAGGCCTACAACCCGTACCTCCTGGCGGCCTACGGCCAGTACCCCCAGGCGGAGACCGGCAAGCGCGACGAAAACGCCAGCATGTACGGACTGCCGCTGCTCGGCGACACCTGGACGATGATCTACCGCAAGGACCTGATCGGCGACAAGCCACCGCAGACGTGGGACGAGATGATCTCAGTCGCCGAGAAGTGCCAGGCGGACAACCCTGGCGTCAGCGGGCTGGCTTTCCACCAGGCCAACGGCTCCGACGCCGCGGCCGTAACCTACAACACGGTCAACGGCGTCTACGGCGGCAACCTCTGGGACTCCAAGACGCGCAAGATCGAGGGCGTCATCAACGACACTGCGGGCCAGGAGGCGATGGACGTCCTGGTCAACAAGATGAAGCCGCTGACCGCCAAGGGCTCCGGCAACTGGTTCATCGACGAGGTGAACGCGGCGGTCGCCCAGGGCAAGGCATGCATCGCGTTCAACTGGATCGCCGCGAGCGGCGGCCTGCTTGACCCGAAGCAGTCGACGCTCGGCACCACGCGGGAGCAGATTCTCGACAAGCTGGGTTTTGCCACCCTGCCGAGCCAGAAGACGAACCTGGTGCCTCTCGGCGGCATGGGGATGCACGTGTCGGCCTACTCCCCCGCGGCGAACCAGGCGGAGGCCCTGAACTTCATGAAGTGGTTCGAGCAGGCTGACATCCAGAAGAAGTGGGCCGCGGCTGGTGGCGTGCCATCGCGTACGGACGCCCTGGAGTCGCCCGAGTTCCTCAATGCCGGGCCGTTCAACCAGGTGTACGCCGACTCGGTTTCGCGGATGCGGGACATGTGGAACGTGCCCGAGTACGCGCGCCTCGTCGACATTGAGAACACCAACGTGAACGCGGCTCTGAACGGCGCGAAGACGCCGAAGGACGCGCTCGACGACATCGCCAAGGAGCAGCAGGGCGTACTCGACTCCGGCAGCCGCAAGGGCGGCGGCGGACTGTGA
- a CDS encoding ABC transporter ATP-binding protein translates to MGTVAVHGLCKSFGKVQALDDVTLEVPDGSFFVVLGPSGAGKTTTLRAIAGLDRPDAGSVHLDGRDATGDTPAARDLAMVFQSYALYPRHTVYENIASPLRARRCSSSEVAAAVERMSSLLHIERLLQRRPAQLSGGEMQRVALARALVRRPRAFLMDEPLTNLDLKLRVEMRTELTRIHRSLGATFVYVTNDQVEALSMADQVAVLKEGKVQQVGTPTEVYERPANQWVAGFVGSPSISLLACHAEGDRLVGAEGWTLPRPRWTTAEDGRPLLLGLRAEDLSVEQRGNASLSGELYGLEPLGDRTVVDVRVGTEILKVKARPTVTGTPGERLLVTVDLDRAHLFDAGTGLALSEAGR, encoded by the coding sequence ATGGGAACCGTGGCAGTGCACGGATTGTGCAAGTCCTTCGGCAAAGTCCAGGCTCTGGACGACGTGACGCTGGAGGTGCCGGACGGCTCGTTCTTCGTCGTGCTCGGGCCCTCCGGGGCAGGCAAGACGACGACCCTGCGAGCGATCGCCGGCCTTGACAGGCCTGACGCCGGGTCGGTGCATCTGGACGGGAGGGACGCCACCGGTGACACCCCGGCCGCACGCGACCTGGCCATGGTCTTCCAGAGCTACGCCCTCTACCCGCGACACACGGTGTACGAGAACATCGCTTCGCCGCTGCGGGCACGCCGCTGTTCTTCGAGCGAGGTCGCCGCCGCCGTCGAGCGGATGTCGAGCCTGCTGCACATCGAACGTCTGCTGCAGCGTCGTCCCGCGCAGTTGTCGGGCGGTGAGATGCAGCGTGTCGCCCTGGCCCGGGCGCTGGTCCGTCGCCCGCGCGCGTTTCTCATGGACGAGCCGCTGACGAACCTCGACCTCAAGCTCCGCGTCGAGATGCGCACCGAGCTCACCCGCATCCACCGGAGCCTCGGGGCGACCTTCGTCTACGTGACCAACGACCAGGTCGAGGCCCTGTCCATGGCCGACCAGGTCGCGGTCCTCAAGGAGGGGAAGGTGCAACAGGTCGGAACGCCGACCGAGGTGTACGAGCGGCCGGCCAACCAGTGGGTCGCAGGCTTCGTCGGGAGCCCGTCGATCAGCCTGCTCGCCTGCCACGCCGAGGGAGATCGTCTGGTCGGGGCGGAAGGCTGGACGCTGCCGCGGCCCCGCTGGACCACGGCTGAGGACGGTCGTCCGCTGCTGCTGGGCCTGCGCGCGGAGGACCTGTCCGTCGAGCAGCGTGGGAACGCGTCGTTGTCGGGTGAGCTCTACGGCCTTGAGCCGCTCGGTGACCGAACGGTGGTCGACGTCCGAGTGGGGACGGAGATCCTCAAGGTCAAGGCACGACCCACCGTCACCGGTACGCCGGGCGAGCGGCTGCTTGTCACGGTCGACCTGGACCGTGCGCACCTGTTCGATGCGGGCACCGGGCTGGCGCTGTCCGAGGCCGGGAGGTAA
- a CDS encoding GntR family transcriptional regulator gives MDDEVMIARRREAMTGGTPPGRSRGRLADEVYDTLLGQLMSLRIEPGSRVTIDALARELGVSQTPIRDALNRMEAEGLVVRVPHAGYRIPPQITRDRFEDMLEIRLLLEPAAARRSAERASSKQVAGLRRMLEEMAELEGGDGPMAYGAFGLRDAAFHDLVALSAGNQVIREALARLHTHVHLFRLLHDTQVTHLAMAEHEEVLAAIAARDPDAAAYAMRRHILLSGERFRRLFDEAEGADGMAVKA, from the coding sequence ATGGACGACGAAGTGATGATCGCGCGGCGCCGTGAGGCCATGACGGGCGGAACGCCGCCGGGAAGATCTCGCGGCCGGCTTGCCGACGAGGTGTACGACACGCTGCTCGGACAGCTGATGTCGCTACGGATCGAGCCTGGCTCCCGCGTCACGATCGACGCCCTGGCGCGAGAGCTGGGGGTCTCGCAGACGCCGATCCGAGACGCCCTGAACCGCATGGAGGCCGAGGGCCTGGTCGTGCGTGTGCCCCATGCCGGCTATCGCATTCCCCCCCAGATCACCCGTGACCGATTCGAGGACATGCTTGAGATCCGCCTGCTCCTCGAGCCGGCGGCGGCGCGCAGATCCGCCGAACGCGCATCCTCGAAGCAGGTGGCCGGTCTGCGACGAATGCTGGAGGAGATGGCGGAGCTGGAGGGGGGCGACGGGCCCATGGCCTATGGCGCCTTCGGGCTACGCGACGCCGCTTTTCACGATCTCGTCGCCCTGAGCGCGGGGAACCAGGTCATCCGCGAAGCGCTCGCCCGCCTGCACACGCACGTGCACCTGTTCCGGCTTCTCCACGACACCCAGGTCACTCACCTGGCCATGGCCGAGCACGAAGAGGTTCTGGCCGCGATCGCCGCGCGTGACCCCGACGCCGCCGCCTACGCCATGCGTCGGCACATCCTGCTGTCCGGCGAGCGGTTCCGACGATTGTTCGACGAGGCCGAGGGCGCGGACGGAATGGCGGTAAAGGCTTGA
- a CDS encoding carbohydrate ABC transporter permease, with the protein MAVSVDEAVSPGPVRDHTPSARRFGGRGRSVLEVALLTVLAVVMLFPVLWMIETSLKENRDVYAIPAKFFDFKVTLDHFKDVFVASGGGRSTLSVAFLNSVVVAGVSTALATVLGVPAAWAYSRFAVKAKKDQLFFILSTRFMPPVVVVIPIFLMYRQVGLIDTKLGLILIYTAFNVPFTIWMMKGFVDEVPAEYEDAAMLDGYTRLQAFWRFTLPLLLPGIAATAVFALIFSWNEFVFAIFLTSSDNVRTAPPAIAGLIGGTTVDWGLVAAASVVFALPVLVFAYLVRKHLVAGVTLGAVRR; encoded by the coding sequence ATGGCCGTCTCCGTCGACGAGGCCGTGTCCCCAGGTCCTGTCCGGGATCACACGCCCTCCGCGCGCCGCTTCGGCGGCCGGGGCCGCTCCGTGCTGGAGGTCGCGCTGCTGACCGTGCTGGCCGTCGTGATGCTCTTTCCGGTGCTGTGGATGATCGAGACGTCCCTCAAGGAGAACCGGGACGTCTACGCCATCCCGGCCAAATTCTTCGACTTCAAGGTCACTCTGGACCATTTCAAGGACGTGTTCGTCGCCTCCGGCGGCGGTCGTTCGACCTTGTCCGTCGCGTTCCTCAACTCCGTCGTGGTCGCCGGGGTCTCCACGGCGCTGGCCACCGTGCTGGGGGTCCCGGCGGCGTGGGCCTACTCACGCTTCGCCGTGAAGGCCAAGAAGGACCAACTGTTCTTCATCCTGTCCACCCGCTTCATGCCGCCCGTGGTGGTCGTGATCCCGATCTTCCTCATGTACCGCCAAGTCGGACTCATCGACACCAAGCTCGGCCTGATCCTCATCTACACCGCGTTCAACGTCCCGTTCACGATCTGGATGATGAAGGGGTTCGTCGACGAGGTGCCCGCAGAGTACGAGGATGCCGCCATGCTCGACGGCTACACCCGCTTGCAGGCGTTCTGGCGATTCACCCTTCCCCTGCTCCTGCCCGGCATCGCCGCGACGGCGGTCTTCGCACTCATCTTCTCGTGGAACGAGTTCGTGTTCGCCATCTTCCTTACCTCCAGCGACAACGTGCGGACGGCCCCACCCGCCATCGCCGGCCTCATCGGTGGAACCACTGTGGACTGGGGTCTCGTGGCCGCCGCCTCCGTGGTGTTCGCCCTACCGGTGCTCGTCTTCGCCTACCTGGTGCGCAAGCACCTCGTCGCCGGTGTGACGCTCGGGGCGGTGCGACGCTGA